Proteins encoded in a region of the Zea mays cultivar B73 chromosome 4, Zm-B73-REFERENCE-NAM-5.0, whole genome shotgun sequence genome:
- the LOC100284764 gene encoding F-box domain containing protein, translating into MRTKHLIPNNAAGLTYAARDYSAGEDHGGGDGVGGDPFEGFPDAVLGLIVSKLPLRSAVAASAISRRWRGAVAAAPALDLDFAAAFPAAPRRRAAFAAAVTAALGSSAPPHRHPLRRLRLALEGFFDQAFAASAADHLASWLTAAAARGVERLELHLPRSRLAVLPPSLLACTSLTSLTLRLDRYALPLPSFTTFTRLSRLHIACVSLNAEDDFFGDLFLHCKEVRYLILEKCRVGALRLTGPSRLCSLAITDCSWTEESALAVFEMPELRILHYSGAIAARHIIDGEVSLEDVLLNIEKPLVKPREAALRELLTLVGNARRLALSPWCIEQFARPEEWSKLQLDKVRWLTCIVERREEGALSIVPLLSNCRNVEELCVSVVPSQGKWRRNSGDGGSHGVLGGKRVSVKHLKVVRMKYIDESRSGFKLVKVLLKNASALETMTIVPSMDGLEQAKFRRRVLKLRKSSQNASVQFCTAG; encoded by the exons ATGCGCACCAAACACCTCATCCCTAACAACGCCGCCGGACTCACCTACGCGGCGCGCGACTACTCCGCCGGCGAGGATCACGGCGGGGGCGACGGAGTCGGCGGCGACCCGTTTGAGGGTTTTCCCGACGCGGTGCTGGGGCTGATCGTGTCCAAGCTGCCGTTACGGTCCGCTGTCGCGGCCTCGGCTATCTCGCGCCGGTGGCGCGGCGCTGTCGCCGCTGCGCCCGCGCTGGACCTCGACTTCGCCGCGGCGTTCCCCGCCGCGCCGCGCCGCAGGGCGGCGTTCGCGGCCGCCGTCACTGCCGCGCTTGGGTCCTCCGCTCCGCCGCATCGACACCCGCTCCGTCGCCTCCGCCTCGCGCTCGAGGGTTTCTTTGACCAGGCGTTTGCTGCCTCCGCCGCCGACCACCTCGCCTCGTGGCTCACCGCGGCGGCGGCACGCGGCGTCGAGCGGTTAGAGCTCCACCTCCCGCGCTCCCGCCTCGCCGTTCTTCCGCCCTCCCTCCTGGCCTGCACCAGCCTCACGTCCCTGACACTTCGGCTCGACCGCTACGCACTTCCGCTCCCTTCTTTCACCACATTCACCCGCCTATCCCGCCTCCACATCGCTTGTGTCTCGCTCAATGCGGAGGATGACTTCTTCGGGGACCTCTTCTTGCACTGCAAAGAGGTCCGCTACCTGATTCTTGAAAAATGCCGCGTCGGTGCTCTTCGCCTTACCGGTCCGTCGCGGCTTTGCTCGCTCGCCATCACGGACTGTTCttggacggaggagtcggctcttgCTGTTTTTGAGATGCCGGAGCTGCGGATACTCCACTACTCCGGCGCAATAGCAGCTAGGCACATTATTGATGGGGAAGTTTCTTTGGAGGACGTCCTCCTTAACATCGAGAAGCCATTGGTCAAGCCTCGGGAGGCTGCTCTCAGAGAGCTTCTTACTTTGGTTGGCAATGCACGAAGACTTGCTCTTTCACCCTGGTGCATCGAG CAATTTGCACGTCCAGAGGAATGGTCGAAGTTGCAGTTAGACAAGGTAAGGTGGTTGACATGTATAGTTGAGAGGAGGGAAGAAGGTGCATTATCCATTGTGCCACTGCTATCAAACTGCAGAAATGTGGAAGAGCTCTGCGTGTCTGTTGTG CCATCGCAGGGCAAATGGAGgcggaatagtggcgatggaggaAGTCATGGTGTGCTTGGTGGTAAGAGGGTATCGGTGAAACATCTAAAGGTCGTTAGGATGAAGTACATTGATGAAAGCAGAAGTGGATTTAAACTGGTAAAGGTCCTGCTCAAGAACGCCTCTGCACTGGAGACCATGACAATTGTTCCTTCCATGGATGGCCTTGAGCAGGCCAAGTTTAGGCGTAGGGTGTTGAAGCTGAGGAAGTCCTCTCAAAATGCTAGCGTCCAGTTTTGCACAGCTGGATGA